Proteins from a single region of Nocardioides anomalus:
- a CDS encoding HPr family phosphocarrier protein, translating into MPSKSVTVGSSVGLHARPAALISEAAGGLGSTVTINGVDASSSLMIMTLGAKHGDTVEVSGDEQADVDTIAAMVEQDLDA; encoded by the coding sequence ATGCCCAGCAAGTCCGTCACCGTCGGCTCGTCCGTCGGCCTGCACGCCCGCCCCGCCGCCCTCATCTCCGAGGCGGCCGGCGGCCTCGGCAGCACGGTGACCATCAACGGCGTGGACGCCAGCTCCTCGCTGATGATCATGACCCTGGGCGCGAAGCACGGCGACACCGTCGAGGTGTCCGGCGACGAGCAGGCGGACGTCGACACCATCGCGGCGATGGTGGAGCAGGACCTGGACGCCTAG
- a CDS encoding DeoR/GlpR family DNA-binding transcription regulator yields MYAEERHQAIAELVASRGRVAVTELASHFDVTTETVRRDLSQLERLKLLRRVHGGAVSMRSVTMLEAQLSDRDQAQAGEKERIARAAATLLPEGGCTLLLDAGSTTIRLAGQLPPTEQWTVITHAVPIAALLAPLPHVEVHLLPGRVRTATQAAVGHATVEAVRHLRADLAFVGTNGISVRHGLSTPDPEEAATKSAIVASAQRVVALTDASKVGQERTVRFAELEDVDVLVTDSGIEPADLKAFEAAGVEVLTA; encoded by the coding sequence ATGTACGCCGAGGAACGGCACCAGGCCATCGCCGAGCTGGTCGCCAGCCGGGGCCGGGTCGCCGTGACCGAGCTGGCGTCACACTTCGACGTGACCACCGAGACCGTGCGCCGCGACCTCTCGCAGCTGGAGCGGCTCAAGCTGCTGCGGCGGGTGCACGGCGGGGCCGTCTCGATGCGCTCGGTGACGATGCTCGAGGCCCAGCTCTCCGACCGCGACCAGGCCCAGGCCGGCGAGAAGGAGCGGATCGCGCGCGCCGCGGCGACGCTGCTGCCCGAGGGCGGGTGCACGCTGCTGCTCGACGCCGGCAGCACCACGATCCGGCTCGCCGGGCAGCTGCCGCCGACCGAGCAGTGGACGGTCATCACGCACGCCGTCCCCATCGCCGCCCTGCTCGCCCCGCTCCCCCACGTCGAGGTGCACCTGCTGCCCGGGCGCGTGCGCACGGCGACCCAGGCCGCGGTCGGCCACGCCACGGTCGAGGCGGTGCGGCACCTGCGCGCCGACCTCGCCTTCGTGGGCACCAACGGGATCTCGGTGCGCCACGGCCTCTCGACGCCGGACCCGGAGGAGGCCGCGACCAAGAGCGCGATCGTGGCCAGCGCGCAGCGCGTCGTCGCACTCACCGACGCCTCCAAGGTCGGCCAGGAGCGCACGGTGCGCTTCGCCGAGCTCGAGGACGTCGACGTGCTGGTCACCGACTCCGGGATCGAGCCCGCGGACCTCAAGGCCTTCGAGGCCGCCGGCGTGGAGGTCCTCACCGCATGA
- a CDS encoding zinc-dependent dehydrogenase, translated as MKALRFYAPEDVRLEDVEEPTCGPDEVKLRVKNCSTCGTDVKIFYNGHQNLTPPRTIGHEIAGEVVEVGADVNTTYGSDWQVGDRAQVIAAVPCGECYECKKGWMAVCQNQTSVGYQYDGGFAEYMIVPKQVLKVDGLNKIPDNVGYDEASAAEPFACAINAQELLGIEPGDTVVVFGAGPIGCMHIRIARGVHQAGPVYLVDVNAERLKMSAEAVQPEETIDGSQVDVVERVMELTGGRGADVIITATAANITQEQAISMAARNGRISFFGGLPKTDPFIKCDSNLVHYRQLHIHGANGSAPEHNKRALEYISTGQVPVKDLITRHVPLENVLEAFQIVKNGEAIKVTVEP; from the coding sequence ATGAAGGCACTGCGCTTCTACGCGCCGGAGGATGTCCGACTCGAGGACGTCGAGGAGCCCACCTGCGGCCCCGACGAGGTCAAGCTGCGGGTGAAGAACTGCTCGACCTGCGGCACCGACGTCAAGATCTTCTACAACGGCCACCAGAACCTCACGCCGCCGCGCACCATCGGTCACGAGATCGCCGGCGAGGTCGTCGAGGTCGGCGCGGACGTCAACACGACGTACGGCTCGGACTGGCAGGTCGGGGACCGCGCCCAGGTGATCGCGGCCGTGCCGTGCGGTGAGTGCTACGAGTGCAAGAAGGGCTGGATGGCGGTCTGCCAGAACCAGACCTCGGTCGGCTACCAGTACGACGGCGGCTTCGCGGAGTACATGATCGTCCCGAAGCAGGTCCTCAAGGTCGACGGCCTCAACAAGATCCCCGACAACGTCGGCTACGACGAGGCCAGCGCCGCCGAGCCCTTCGCCTGCGCCATCAACGCCCAGGAGCTGCTCGGCATCGAGCCCGGCGACACCGTCGTCGTCTTCGGCGCCGGCCCCATCGGCTGCATGCACATCCGCATCGCCCGCGGCGTGCACCAGGCCGGCCCGGTCTACCTCGTCGACGTCAACGCCGAGCGCCTCAAGATGTCGGCCGAGGCCGTCCAGCCCGAGGAGACCATCGACGGCTCCCAGGTCGACGTCGTCGAGCGCGTCATGGAGCTCACCGGCGGCCGCGGCGCCGACGTCATCATCACCGCCACCGCCGCCAACATCACCCAGGAGCAGGCCATCAGCATGGCCGCGCGCAACGGGCGGATCAGCTTCTTCGGCGGCCTGCCCAAGACCGACCCGTTCATCAAGTGCGACAGCAACCTGGTGCACTACCGCCAGCTGCACATCCACGGCGCCAACGGCAGCGCCCCCGAGCACAACAAGCGCGCGCTGGAGTACATCTCCACCGGCCAGGTCCCGGTCAAGGACCTCATCACCCGCCACGTGCCGCTGGAGAACGTGCTCGAGGCCTTCCAGATCGTCAAGAACGGCGAGGCGATCAAGGTGACGGTCGAGCCCTGA
- the ptsP gene encoding phosphoenolpyruvate--protein phosphotransferase: MVTDSSPSVLRGTPVVPGLAFGPVVLVAQEVSSAAIEAYGDGPGDSEAAMAAYDEAAAAVAEGFSAKAARASGAATEVLTASAGLTRDKGLRQAVAQRVDGGTSLLDAVHAGVAQFVDVFTAMGGLMAERATDLRDIERRLVARLVGEPEPGVTTPGEPSVLVAHDLAPADTAGLDPAVVLALVTEKGGATSHTAIIARQLGIPCVVGVADALTLSGSVLVDGTAGTVDPTADPSAAADLVARDRESRAALDSWTGPATTTDGVHVKLLANVADGPSARTASEAPVEGVGLFRTELCFLDRRDEPSVDEQAKIYGEVLDAFTGEDRYVVVRTLDAGSDKPIAFATLEDEENPALGVRGLRLAVHNPGLLQRQLDGIAAAAQATGAETWVMAPMVATVAEAGDFAAAVRERGLKAGIMVEVPSAALLADRMLEVVDFLSIGTNDLTQYAMAADRLASDLAHLTDPWQPAVLQLIATTAAAGQRADKPVGVCGEAAADPLLAVALVGMGITSLSMAPAAVRAVGAQLSAVSTETCRKAAEAALAAADPMAGRDAVRALLG; the protein is encoded by the coding sequence ATGGTCACTGACTCCTCCCCGTCCGTCCTGCGCGGCACGCCGGTGGTCCCCGGCCTCGCGTTCGGCCCCGTCGTGCTCGTGGCCCAGGAGGTCTCGTCCGCGGCGATCGAGGCGTACGGCGACGGGCCCGGCGACAGCGAGGCCGCGATGGCGGCCTACGACGAGGCGGCCGCGGCCGTGGCCGAGGGGTTCAGCGCCAAGGCCGCGCGGGCCAGCGGTGCGGCCACCGAGGTGCTCACCGCCAGCGCCGGCCTGACCCGCGACAAGGGCCTGCGCCAGGCCGTGGCCCAGCGCGTCGACGGCGGGACGTCACTGCTCGACGCGGTGCACGCCGGCGTGGCCCAGTTCGTCGACGTCTTCACCGCGATGGGCGGGCTCATGGCCGAGCGCGCCACCGACCTGCGCGACATCGAGCGCCGCCTGGTCGCCCGCCTGGTCGGGGAGCCCGAGCCCGGCGTCACCACGCCAGGGGAGCCCTCGGTGCTGGTGGCCCACGACCTCGCGCCCGCCGACACCGCAGGGCTCGACCCCGCGGTCGTGCTCGCCCTGGTCACCGAGAAGGGCGGCGCGACCAGCCACACCGCGATCATCGCGCGCCAGCTCGGCATCCCCTGCGTGGTCGGGGTCGCCGATGCCCTCACCCTGTCCGGCTCGGTGCTGGTCGACGGCACCGCGGGGACCGTCGACCCCACCGCCGACCCCTCCGCGGCCGCCGACCTGGTGGCCCGGGACCGCGAGTCCCGGGCGGCCCTCGACTCCTGGACCGGCCCGGCGACCACCACCGACGGCGTGCACGTGAAGCTGCTGGCCAACGTGGCCGACGGCCCCTCGGCCCGCACCGCCAGCGAGGCGCCCGTCGAGGGTGTCGGCCTGTTCCGCACCGAGCTCTGCTTCCTGGACCGCCGCGACGAGCCGTCGGTGGACGAGCAGGCCAAGATCTACGGCGAGGTGCTGGACGCGTTCACCGGCGAGGACCGCTACGTCGTCGTGCGCACCCTCGACGCCGGCTCGGACAAGCCGATCGCCTTCGCCACCCTCGAGGACGAGGAGAACCCGGCGCTCGGCGTACGCGGTCTCCGGCTGGCCGTGCACAACCCCGGCCTGCTGCAGCGCCAGCTCGACGGCATCGCCGCCGCCGCGCAGGCCACCGGCGCCGAGACCTGGGTGATGGCCCCCATGGTCGCCACCGTCGCCGAGGCCGGCGACTTCGCCGCGGCCGTGCGCGAGCGCGGCCTCAAGGCCGGGATCATGGTCGAGGTCCCCTCGGCCGCGCTGCTGGCCGACCGGATGCTCGAGGTCGTCGACTTCCTCTCCATCGGCACCAACGACCTCACGCAGTACGCCATGGCCGCCGACCGCCTGGCCTCCGACCTGGCCCACCTCACCGACCCCTGGCAGCCCGCCGTGCTCCAGCTCATCGCCACCACGGCTGCCGCCGGCCAGCGCGCCGACAAGCCCGTCGGCGTCTGCGGCGAGGCCGCCGCGGACCCGCTGCTCGCGGTCGCGCTGGTGGGCATGGGCATCACCTCGCTGTCCATGGCCCCGGCCGCCGTGCGTGCCGTCGGCGCCCAGCTCTCCGCGGTCTCGACCGAGACGTGCCGCAAGGCCGCCGAGGCGGCGCTGGCTGCGGCGGACCCGATGGCCGGGCGGGACGCCGTGCGGGCGCTGCTGGGCTAG
- a CDS encoding 1-phosphofructokinase family hexose kinase, with protein MSGPIVTLTANPSFDRTVALPGPLERGAVVRVQATTSQAGGKGVNISRAAHSAGLPTVAVLPAVPDDPFVHELEVAGIDCRTSRPAGDIRVNLTLTEPDGTTTKLNGPGAKVDAEHLDDLAAALVTSAAGAAWTVLAGSLPPGAPQSFYADLVPRLRRVSRIAVDTSEGPLAELVDRLPDVAPDLLKPNAEELASVTGTDPAQLEADPGVTAKAARLLVDRGVGTVLATLGGHGAVLVDADGAWHALPPPTTVVSTVGAGDCTLFGYLLAEQRGLAAPDRLALAVAYGAAAAGLPGTTIPGPADLHPERVDVHRLD; from the coding sequence ATGAGCGGCCCGATCGTCACGCTCACCGCGAACCCGAGCTTCGACCGCACCGTCGCCCTGCCCGGTCCCCTCGAGCGCGGTGCCGTCGTCCGCGTGCAGGCCACGACCTCCCAGGCCGGCGGCAAGGGCGTGAACATCTCCCGGGCCGCGCACAGCGCCGGGCTGCCCACCGTGGCGGTGCTGCCCGCCGTACCCGACGACCCGTTCGTCCACGAGCTCGAGGTCGCCGGCATCGACTGCCGCACCTCCCGGCCCGCGGGCGACATCCGGGTCAACCTCACGCTCACCGAACCGGACGGCACGACGACCAAGCTCAACGGCCCCGGCGCCAAGGTGGACGCCGAGCACCTCGACGACCTGGCCGCCGCCCTGGTCACCAGCGCCGCCGGCGCCGCCTGGACCGTGCTGGCCGGCTCGCTGCCGCCGGGCGCCCCGCAGAGCTTCTACGCCGACCTGGTCCCCCGCCTGCGCCGCGTCAGCCGGATCGCCGTCGACACCAGCGAGGGCCCGCTGGCCGAGCTGGTCGACCGCCTCCCGGACGTCGCCCCCGATCTGCTCAAGCCGAACGCCGAGGAGCTGGCCTCCGTCACCGGCACCGACCCGGCCCAGCTCGAGGCCGACCCCGGCGTCACCGCCAAGGCCGCCCGCCTCCTGGTCGACCGCGGCGTCGGCACCGTCCTGGCCACCCTCGGCGGCCACGGCGCCGTCCTGGTCGACGCGGACGGCGCCTGGCACGCCCTCCCGCCGCCCACCACCGTCGTCAGCACCGTGGGCGCCGGCGACTGCACGCTCTTCGGCTACCTGCTGGCCGAGCAGCGCGGCCTCGCCGCCCCCGACCGCCTGGCCCTGGCGGTGGCGTACGGCGCCGCCGCCGCCGGCCTCCCCGGCACCACCATCCCCGGCCCGGCCGACCTGCACCCCGAACGCGTCGACGTCCACCGGCTCGACTGA
- a CDS encoding MMPL family transporter has product MTNPLSSLAHRTARWCALHPWRAILGWVAFVAIAVGLATMVPTQDATDADYRMGESGRADALVARAGFDEPDTEQVLITAARGDLDQAAAQRAAAEVVAGMNALDGVEAVADPQVSPDGSAYLVSVQLARDQSDVAPLQAVTGDVAADFPQLSVRESGDVSLDGAIGERVGDDLGSAETISLPLTLILMLLAFGALIAAGIPVLLAGTSVAATIGLLAPLSHLVHAEDTVSSMIVLIGMAVGVDYSLFYLKREREERAKGHTTRDAVEIAAQTSGHSILVSGFAVICSMAGLFVVGDTTFNSLAVGAILVVAVAVLGSITVLPALLSKLGRWVDRPRVPFLHRALAGTKRGAVAGRVLGPVTRHPAAALALSLVVVVLLAVPALGMKTHGANLETLPSSVPEAKTMQDLSRAFPSEGTTAELVVRAPASEQAQVAAALADVEATAQGSALFQASGTPVEVSPDGTTSILILAMPFEESDARVDDAIEKLRTTYAPRALDGLDAEYAVGGDAAESYDFVQREQSRLPFVIGFVLLLTLLVMGVTFRSVPIALISAVLNLASVGVAFGLMTLVFQHGWLEGALDFSSPGFVIDWLPLFVLVVLVGLSMDYHVFVLSRIREHVQRGLPTRLAVRQGVADTAGVVTSAAAVMVSVFSIFATLSMLEMKMMGVALSGAILLDATLIRLVMLPAVLCLLGDRVWWPSRRPVPLGERVDEREFELV; this is encoded by the coding sequence ATGACGAACCCGCTCTCCTCCCTCGCCCACCGCACGGCCCGCTGGTGCGCCCTCCACCCCTGGCGCGCGATCCTCGGCTGGGTCGCCTTCGTGGCCATCGCCGTCGGCCTGGCCACGATGGTGCCGACCCAGGACGCCACCGACGCCGACTACCGCATGGGGGAGTCCGGCCGCGCCGACGCCCTCGTGGCCCGCGCCGGCTTCGACGAGCCCGACACCGAGCAGGTGCTCATCACCGCCGCCCGGGGCGACCTCGACCAGGCCGCGGCCCAGCGGGCCGCAGCCGAGGTCGTCGCCGGCATGAACGCCCTGGACGGCGTCGAGGCCGTGGCCGATCCCCAGGTGAGCCCGGACGGCTCGGCGTACCTGGTCTCGGTGCAGCTCGCCCGCGACCAGTCCGACGTCGCCCCGCTGCAGGCCGTGACCGGGGACGTCGCCGCCGACTTCCCGCAGCTCTCGGTGCGCGAGTCCGGCGACGTCAGCCTGGACGGCGCCATCGGAGAGCGCGTCGGCGACGACCTCGGCTCGGCCGAGACCATCAGCCTGCCGCTCACCCTGATCCTGATGCTGCTGGCCTTCGGCGCGCTCATCGCCGCCGGCATCCCCGTCCTGCTCGCCGGCACCAGCGTGGCCGCCACCATCGGCCTGCTCGCGCCGCTGTCGCACCTGGTCCACGCCGAGGACACCGTCAGCAGCATGATCGTGCTCATCGGCATGGCCGTGGGCGTCGACTACTCGCTGTTCTACCTCAAGCGCGAGCGCGAGGAGCGGGCCAAGGGCCACACCACCCGGGACGCCGTCGAGATCGCCGCGCAGACCTCGGGTCACTCCATCCTGGTCTCCGGCTTCGCGGTGATCTGTTCGATGGCCGGCCTGTTCGTGGTCGGCGACACCACCTTCAACTCCCTCGCCGTCGGCGCCATCCTGGTCGTCGCGGTCGCCGTCCTCGGCTCCATCACCGTGCTCCCCGCGCTGCTCTCGAAGCTCGGCCGCTGGGTCGACCGCCCCCGGGTGCCGTTCCTCCACCGCGCCCTGGCCGGGACCAAGCGGGGGGCCGTTGCCGGCCGGGTCCTCGGTCCCGTCACCCGCCACCCCGCGGCCGCGCTGGCCCTCTCGCTGGTGGTCGTGGTCCTGCTCGCCGTGCCCGCCCTCGGCATGAAGACCCACGGCGCCAACCTCGAGACGCTGCCCTCCTCGGTCCCCGAGGCCAAGACCATGCAGGACCTCAGCCGGGCCTTCCCCTCCGAGGGCACCACCGCCGAGCTCGTGGTCCGGGCCCCGGCGTCGGAGCAGGCGCAGGTGGCCGCCGCCCTGGCCGACGTCGAGGCGACCGCACAGGGCTCGGCGCTGTTCCAGGCCTCGGGCACCCCGGTCGAGGTCTCACCCGACGGCACCACCTCGATCCTCATCCTGGCCATGCCCTTCGAGGAGTCCGACGCCCGCGTCGACGACGCCATCGAGAAGCTCCGCACGACGTACGCGCCCCGGGCCCTCGACGGCCTCGACGCCGAGTACGCCGTCGGCGGTGACGCCGCGGAGTCCTATGACTTCGTGCAGCGAGAGCAGTCGCGGCTGCCCTTCGTCATCGGCTTCGTGCTGCTGCTCACCCTGCTCGTCATGGGCGTCACCTTCCGCAGCGTCCCGATCGCGCTCATCTCGGCGGTGCTGAACCTGGCCTCCGTCGGCGTGGCCTTCGGCCTGATGACGCTGGTCTTCCAGCACGGCTGGCTCGAGGGCGCGCTGGACTTCAGCAGCCCCGGCTTCGTCATCGACTGGCTGCCGCTGTTCGTGCTCGTCGTGCTCGTGGGGCTGTCCATGGACTACCACGTGTTCGTGCTGAGCCGGATCCGCGAGCACGTCCAGCGCGGCCTGCCCACCCGCCTCGCCGTCCGCCAGGGCGTCGCCGACACCGCCGGTGTGGTCACGAGCGCCGCCGCGGTCATGGTGTCGGTGTTCAGCATCTTCGCGACGCTGTCGATGCTGGAGATGAAGATGATGGGGGTCGCGTTGTCCGGGGCGATCCTGCTGGACGCGACGCTCATCCGGTTGGTCATGCTGCCTGCGGTGCTGTGCCTGCTCGGGGACCGGGTGTGGTGGCCTTCGCGGCGGCCGGTTCCGCTGGGGGAGCGTGTCGACGAGCGGGAGTTCGAGTTGGTCTAG
- a CDS encoding PTS mannitol transporter subunit IICBA — MASTATTAAPRGGTRVRVQQFGTFLSNMVLPNIGAFIAWGLITALFIQTGWITLIGDKIFGYAPGLDAGQYDYGFVSQLGGWDADGGGIVGPMITYLLPILIGYTGGRMAYGGDAIRGGVVGAIATMGAVTGADVPMFLGAMVMGPLGGWSMRKLDALWDGKIRPGFEMLVNNFSAGIWGMILAIAGFAVAGPFVEQFSKGAGHAVDWLVGHNLMPLASIFVEPAKVLFLNNAINHGVFTPLGLDEASRQGHSLLFLVEANPGPGLGLLLAFMVFGRGAAKSSAPGAILIQFIGGIHEIYFPYVLMKPKLIAAVILGGMTGVAVNQAFDSGLRSPASPGSIIAVWLAAPASSFVGVTLSVILAAAVSFAVAGFLLKLEKGSDEGDLAAATAQMEANKGKKSSVAGMLTGAGHTGAIRSIVFACDAGMGSSAMGASVLRKKIQDAGHPEVTVVNKAISSLGDDYDLVVTHQDLTDRARQKTPSAIQVSVDNFMASPRYDEIVELVEQSSNGGGATAAAAAAPTGGGDVLAPESVVLGGTATSRDAAIDEAGNLLVRAGAVDSRYVDAMHERERSVSTAMGNSLAIPHGTNEAKELIRRTGISFVRYDQPIDWNGKPTEFVIGIAGAGDDHLALLSRIAETFTDADAVARLRAAGSADEVLAVLNGVKV, encoded by the coding sequence ATGGCCTCCACCGCCACAACCGCGGCCCCGCGCGGCGGGACCCGCGTGCGGGTGCAGCAGTTCGGCACCTTCCTGTCCAACATGGTCCTGCCGAACATCGGCGCCTTCATCGCCTGGGGCCTGATCACCGCCCTGTTCATCCAGACCGGGTGGATCACGCTCATCGGCGACAAGATCTTCGGCTACGCGCCGGGGCTCGACGCCGGCCAGTACGACTACGGCTTCGTCTCCCAGCTCGGCGGCTGGGACGCCGACGGCGGCGGCATCGTCGGGCCGATGATCACCTACCTGCTGCCGATCCTCATCGGCTACACCGGCGGCCGGATGGCCTACGGCGGGGACGCGATCCGCGGCGGCGTGGTCGGCGCGATCGCCACCATGGGTGCGGTCACCGGCGCGGACGTCCCGATGTTCCTGGGCGCCATGGTGATGGGCCCCCTCGGCGGCTGGTCGATGCGCAAGCTCGACGCCCTGTGGGACGGCAAGATCCGGCCCGGCTTCGAGATGCTGGTCAACAACTTCTCCGCGGGCATCTGGGGCATGATCCTGGCGATCGCCGGCTTCGCGGTGGCCGGTCCGTTCGTGGAGCAGTTCTCCAAGGGCGCCGGGCACGCCGTCGACTGGCTGGTCGGCCACAACCTGATGCCGCTCGCGTCGATCTTCGTCGAGCCGGCCAAGGTGCTCTTCCTCAACAACGCCATCAACCACGGCGTCTTCACCCCGCTCGGCCTCGACGAGGCGTCGCGACAGGGCCACTCGCTGTTGTTCCTGGTCGAGGCCAACCCCGGCCCCGGCCTGGGCCTGCTGCTCGCCTTCATGGTCTTCGGTCGCGGCGCCGCCAAGTCCTCGGCCCCGGGCGCGATCCTCATCCAGTTCATCGGCGGCATCCACGAGATCTACTTCCCGTACGTGCTGATGAAGCCCAAGCTGATCGCGGCGGTGATCCTCGGCGGCATGACCGGCGTCGCCGTCAACCAGGCCTTCGATTCCGGCCTGCGCAGCCCGGCCTCACCGGGCTCGATCATCGCGGTGTGGCTCGCCGCGCCCGCCAGCAGCTTCGTCGGGGTCACGCTGTCGGTGATCCTGGCCGCCGCGGTGAGCTTCGCGGTGGCGGGCTTCCTGCTCAAGCTGGAGAAGGGCAGCGACGAGGGCGACCTCGCCGCCGCCACCGCGCAGATGGAGGCCAACAAGGGCAAGAAGTCCTCGGTCGCCGGCATGCTGACCGGCGCCGGCCACACCGGCGCGATCCGCTCGATCGTCTTCGCCTGCGACGCCGGCATGGGCTCCAGCGCCATGGGTGCCTCGGTCCTGCGCAAGAAGATCCAGGACGCCGGCCACCCCGAGGTCACCGTCGTCAACAAGGCGATCTCCAGCCTGGGTGACGACTACGACCTCGTGGTGACCCACCAGGACCTCACCGACCGGGCGCGCCAGAAGACCCCGTCGGCGATCCAGGTGTCGGTGGACAACTTCATGGCCAGCCCGCGCTACGACGAGATCGTCGAGCTGGTCGAGCAGTCGTCCAACGGTGGCGGCGCGACGGCGGCCGCCGCGGCGGCTCCGACGGGCGGCGGCGACGTGCTGGCCCCGGAGTCGGTGGTCCTCGGCGGTACGGCGACCAGCCGGGACGCCGCGATCGACGAGGCCGGCAACCTGCTGGTCAGGGCGGGCGCGGTCGACTCGCGCTACGTCGACGCGATGCACGAGCGGGAGCGCTCGGTGTCCACGGCGATGGGCAACAGCCTGGCCATCCCGCACGGCACCAACGAGGCCAAGGAGCTGATCCGGCGCACCGGCATCTCCTTCGTCCGCTACGACCAGCCGATCGACTGGAACGGCAAGCCGACCGAGTTCGTCATCGGCATCGCCGGTGCGGGCGACGACCACCTGGCGCTGCTGTCGCGGATCGCGGAGACCTTCACCGACGCCGACGCCGTGGCCCGCCTGCGGGCGGCCGGCTCGGCCGACGAGGTCCTCGCCGTCCTGAACGGCGTGAAGGTCTGA